One part of the Schistocerca piceifrons isolate TAMUIC-IGC-003096 chromosome 7, iqSchPice1.1, whole genome shotgun sequence genome encodes these proteins:
- the LOC124805153 gene encoding mitochondrial import inner membrane translocase subunit Tim8, producing MSFSSDDSSFSSSSSSKDGDSDLQEFLLIEKQKAQFNAQIHEFNDICWEKCVEKPGTKLDSKTETCIANCVDRFIDVSLLITNRFAQLLQKNAM from the exons ATGTCGTTTTCATCAGATGATTCTAGCTTTTCAAGCTCGTCGTCGAGCAAAGACGGCGATAGTGACCTCCAagaatttttgctgattgagaagcAAAAAGCTCAGTTTAATGCTCAG atcCACGAATTCAATGACATTTGCTGGGAAAAGTGCGTTGAAAAACCAGGAACCAAGCTCGACAGCAAAACGGAGACCTGCATTGCGAACTGTGTGGATAGATTTATCGATGTGTCATTACTAATAACCAATAGATTTGCTCAGTTGCTGCAAAAGAACGCGATGTGA